Genomic DNA from Rhodothermales bacterium:
GAACCGGAGCATCCGCGAGACGCATGAGCGATCACGACCACGGTGGACACGACCACCATGATGACCACCATGAGGAGAGCTTCATAAGGAAGTACATCTTCTCTACGGATCACAAGGTCATCGGCATCCAGTATGGCCTGACCAGCCTGCTCTTCCTCTTCATCGGCTTCTCGCTGATGATGCTGATGCGCTGGCAGCTGGCCTATCCAGGCGAAGCACTGCCGATTATCGGCCAGCTGTTCAGTGACGCCACCATGCCGGATGGCGTGATGCAGCCGGAGTTCTACAACCAGCTCGGCGCGATGCACGGCACCATCATGGTGTTCCTGGGCATCGTGCCGCTGGCTGTGGGTGCGTTCGGCAACTACGTAGTGCCGCTGCAGATCGGTGCCCCCGACATGGCCTTCCCGAAGCTGAACATGGCTTCGTACTGGGTCTTCTTTGTGGGCGGCATCGTGATGCTGGCCAGCTTCTGGGTCCCGGCCGGCGCAGCGAAAGCAGGCTGGACGTCCTACCCGCCGCTTGCGGACATAGAAACGATGGGCCAGACCATGTGGCTCATCGGCATGATCTTCCTGATCACGTCATCGCTCCTGGGTGCGGTCAACTTCATCACGACGATCATCCAGCTCCGGGCCCCCGGCATGACGCTCTGGCGCATGCCGTTTTTTGTGTGGGCACAGTTGGTCACTTCGTTCCTGCTGCTGCTTGCGTTCCCGCCGCTCGAGGCGGCCGGCGTGCTGCAGCTGTTTGACCGGCTTGCGGGCACCAGCTTCTTCCTGCCCTCGGGCCTGGTGGTCAGCGGTGAAGTGCTCGACGTGGCCGGCGGCGGCAGCCCGCTTCTCTGGCAGCACCTGTTCTGGTTCCTGGCGCACCCCGAGGTCTACGTCCTCATTCTCCCCGCGATGGGCATTGTCGCGGAGATCGTGGCCAACAACACCAGGAAGCCGCTCTGGGGCTATCGCCTGATGGTCTACTCCCTGGTATTCCTCGGCTTCATGAGCTTCATCGTGTGGGCCCACCACATGTTCATCACGGGCATGGGTACCGCGCTCAGTGGGTTCTTCCAGATTACCACGATGATCATCTCCATTCCGAGTGTGATCATCCTTTCGGCCCTGTTCCTGTCATTGTGGGGGGCCTCCATCCGGTTCACCACGCCGATGCTGTTTGCGCTGGCGTTCCTTCCCATGTTCGGGATCGGAGGATTGACGGGGCTGCCCCTCGGCCTCGCCCCCACGGACATTCCCCTTCACGACACCATGTATGTGATTGGGCATTTCCACTACGTGGTGGCACCGGGGACCATCCTGGCCATGTTTGCCGGGATCTACTACTGGTATCCGAAGGCCACGGGCAGATACCTGAACGACACGCTCGGCAAGGTGCACTTCTGGGGGTCCGTGATCCCGATGAACTTCATCTTCTTCCCCATGCTCATACAGGGCATGGCGGGCGTCTCCCGGCGGCTGTATGACGGCGGCGCCAGCTACGACTTCGCTCAGGAGGTCGTTCACTACAACGAGACGATGTCCATCGCCGCCTGGGTGCTGGGCCTCTTCCAGTTGCCGTTCATCTTCAACTTCTTCTGGTCCATCTGGAAAGGTCGCAAGGTGGAAAACGACAATCCGTGGGAAGCCACGACCGTCGAGTGGACCGCGACCACATCGCCCCCACTGGGACACGGCAATTTCGAGACGATCCCGACGGTCTACCGCGGCCCGTACGAATACAGCGTGCCTGGTCACGACTCCGACTTCTACCCCCAGGACCAGCCCTGACGCCTCACGATGCAGATTCCCTATACCGTAGAGGTCCGTCCCGACACCGGCGTCAACAACGCCAAGCTTGGTGTCTGGCTGTTTCTGGCCTCCGAGATCATGCTGTTCGGCGGACTCTTCTCCGCCTACATCTTCCTGCGCGTCGGCGTGCCGGTTTGGCCCGGCGAACTGGACGGCGAAGTCTTCACGACCGCCTCCCAGGTCCTGAACGTGCCGCTGGCCTTCGTGAACACCGTGGTGCTCATCGCCTCCTCAGTCACCATTGTGCTGAGCTGGGCGGCGCTGGCGATGAATGATTTCAAGAAGTACAAGCTGTACATGGGTCTGACGATCCTATGCGGCTTCGGCTTCCTGATCATCAAGACCATCGAGTACGGCGACAAGTTCTCGCACGGCTACTTCCCTGCCGACAACAACTTCCTGGGCATTTACTTCGTGATGACCGGCCTGCACGCCCTCCACGTGATCGGCGGCATGATTGTGAACGGCTACTTCTGGGGCCCCGGCGCCAAAATGTGGAAGACCGATCCCGAACGCTTCAAGAGCCGCATCGAGGTGGCGGGCCTGTACTGGCACTTCGTGGACCTCGTCTGGATTTTCCTGTTTCCAACCATCTATCTGGTCTGAGCCATGTCGGAAGCCCACAGTGTGGAAGAAATCCGCAAACACGTTCGGACCTACATGATCGTGTTCGGAGCGCTGCTCGTCTTGACCGTGGTGACGGTCGCGGTGGCGTACATCGACCTGAGCATCGGGCCGGCCCTTGCGCTGGCGCTGTTCATCGCCTCCATCAAGGGAGGCCTCGTGGCGGCCTACTTCATGCACCTGATTGATGAGAAGAAGCTCATCTTCTGGATTCTGGGCGTGACGTTCGCCTTCCTGATTTTCATGTTCATCCTCTTTGTCTCCGCCTACAACGACCAGGATCAGATCTGGCCGGCTGAAGAGGCGGTGACCATGGAACAGACGCGCTGAGCCATGTCCCTGAAAACCCTGCACATCGTGTTTATCACCTTGTCGGCCCTGCTGGCCGGCGGTTCTGCGGTGTACGCTCTGATGACGGTCGATGGGGTGATGGGCTTCGTCTGGGCTGCGCTTGCCGTGGCCTCCGGTGTGGGGCTGGTGGTGTATGGCCGCCGGTTCCTGGAGAAGATGAAACAGCTGGAGGCCGCTTCATGAGACGCGCCACCATACTCACTCTCTTCCTGCTGGCCGTGGCAGCGTGGCCCGAGGCGGCTTCCGCCTGTGAGCGCTGTTTCGGAGCGGGATCCGATGCACCAGCCGTGCGGGCCGTCTCGGCCTCCATGATGGTGCTTTTTGCGCTCATGAGCGGTGTGTTCATGGGCATCGTCGGCTTTTTCCGGAAGATGAGCGTGCTCGCCGAAGACCTTGAGCAGGCCCAGGCTTCCCCCTCCTCCAATCAAACCGAGCAAGGCCCATGAGGGAGTTTCTCGATATCAGCCAATTCCTCGGCATGCCCGACCGCGCGGCGGCCCACGCCGCGGAGATCGACTTCATGATGTCGCTGGTCCACTGGCTGATGGCCCTGCTGTTTGTGGGGTGGGGAGCGTACTTCATTTACGTGCTCTTCCGTTTCCGCAGGGGCAGAAACCCGGTAGCCAACTACGACGGCGCGGACGGCAAATGGTCCAAGTACCAGGAAATGGGCGTGATTCTGGCCGAGGCCGCACTGCTCGTCGGCTTTGCATTCCCGCTCTACGGCTTCATCAAGAACGACTTCCCGACTGCCCAGGATGCTCCCTTCCGTGTGGACGTGGTGGCTGAGCAGTTTGCCTGGAACGTGCATTACCCGGGCGAAGACGGCGAATTCGGCCGCCGCGTGCCGGAACTGGTCGACACGGTGCGCAACCCGCTGGGACTCGACGACAGTGACCCGGCCTCCGCAGACGACGTCGTCTCGGTAAACGAGCTGCATCTGCCGGTAGACCGGCCGGTCATTCTCAACCTTTCGAGCAAGGACGTCATTCATTCGTTCGGGGTGCCGCAACTGCGCGTCAAGCAGGACGCGATCCCCGGATTGATCATCCCCATGTGGTTCAGGCCCAACGTGGAGGGTGAGTACGAGATTGCCTGCGCCCAGCTCTGCGGATTGTCCCACTACCGCATGAAGGGCTACGTAACCGTGGAAAGTGAGGAAGCGGTTCAGGCGTTCCTCGACGACCTGCGAGGCACGTTGTGAGGCGCGGCGGCATCTGGGGCATGCGCCCCGACCGCCTTCTCCAGAGCGGTCCGTTTCAGGGCCTTTCGCGCGAACGCGTAGCGACGGCGATGGGCCTGGTTTCCGCAGCGGCCATAATCCTGCTGGCCGGCCCCATGGAGGCGTTCGCGGCGCCCCAGGTGGTCGACAGCCCCGACTACCGCACCTTCCCGTGGATGGGTAGCCGTGTGATCATGTGGGTCACGGCTGAGCTGCACCTCATGTTTGCAGCGTTCGTGCTGGCGGTGCCCATGTTTGCCGTGATCATCGAGATCATCGGCTACGTCAGCGGCGACAAGCGCTATGACGCGCTGGCCTACGAGTTCACGAAGCTGCTTTCGGTGTCGTTCAGCTTCACGGCGTCGCTGGGCGCAATGCTGACCTTTCTGCTGGTCATCCTCTATCCGCGCCTGACGGATTACCTGATCAGCATCTTCAGCTGGACGTTCATCCCGTACGTAGCGCTGTTCTTCCTGGAAGCCATCTTCCTCTACAGCTATTACTACGGGTGGGGCAAGTTCAACCCCAAGTTCCACATCTTCCTGGGCATCATGCTCAACATTGTGGGCACGGGCATCATGTTCATCGCCGATGCCTGGCTGACGTTCATGAACACGCCCGCCGGCATCTCCGAGACCGGCGAACTGGTCAGCCTCTCCGCGGCCTTCATGAACCCCATGTGGATGCCCATCAACATCCACCGCATCATTGCCAACGTGGCTTTCGGCGGTTCGGTGGCTGCGGCCTACGCGGCGTTCAAGTTCCTGGGCGCCAAGACGCAGGAGGAGAAGGCCCACTATGACTGGATGGGCTATATCGGCAACTTCATTGCCATCGCAGCCCTCCTCCCCCTCCCGTTTGCCGGCTACTGGCTGGGCAAGGAGATCTATGGCTTCTCGCAGAGCCTGGGCATCACATTGATGGGCGGCACCTTCTCGTGGCTGTTCATCATCCAGGCGGTGCTCATCGGCAACCTGTTCCTGGCGGCGAACTACTACCTCTGGGTGTCGATGGAGCGCATCGAGGGTGCGGAGCGCTTCCGGCCGATGATCAAGTATCTGCTGATCACGATCGCGGCCTGTTTCATTGTCTGGGCCACGCCACACTCCCTGGTGGCATCCGTGGAGGAAGCGCGCAAAATGGGCGGTGCTCATCACCCGGTGCTGGGCGTACTTGGTGTGATGAGCGCCAAGAACACGGCCGTGAACGTGCTCATCCTGACCACTTTCCTGAGCTTCCTGCTCTACAGGCGCGGCAACAAGGAGCCGACTGTTAGTTGGGCGAAGACCGGCAACTACGCCCAAATCGGCATCTTTGCGGCTACGGTTATCTACGTGGTTTTCCTCGGCGTCTACGGCTACTTCGTGGAAGCAAGCGTGCGCATCGGCCTCTCGGTCCCGCAGGTGCTCTCCGTGCTCGCCTGCATGGCGGCTGTGATCACGATCGACATCTTCATGTACCGCGGCGCCAAGATCACCGGAAAAATCCGGTGGGGTGACATGCCCGCCCGCAGTCAGTACGCACTCTTTTTCATCGCGCTGACGTTTGCCTGGACCATGGGTCTTATGGGCTACGTGCGCGCCGGGATGCGCCAGCACTGGCACGTCTACGGCGTCATGGAGGACGTCTCCGTGGATGCGTTCACGCCCACGCTCGGCTTCGCGAGCAACGTGGTGTCCGTGATCGTGCTCATCTTCTTTGTATTCATCGCCGTGGTCTTCTGGCTGGCCGGCCTCTCGAGCAAGAAGCCCTGGGAGCCCAAAGGCCCCGCCACGGAGGAGGCAACGGCATGAAAAACGCCGTCAAGATCTTCGGATTCGCCATTCTGGTCTCGGCGTTCTACAGCTACGTAGGGCAGACCGTACCCCAGAAAATCACCTACCCGCCGGAGTCCGCGACCCTGAGCGCGGACATGACGCCTTTTGAGCTGGCGGAGGCGGGTGAACTGATTGTGGCCGGCAAGGGCACATGCCTCGGCTGTCATACGATCGGTTCGGGTGCCGACCCGTCCAGCCTGCGCTTCCCGGACCTCGGCGGCATCGGCGTGGCCGCCGCGGACCGCGTACCCGGTGAGGATGCCGTAACGTACCTGGCCAAGTCGATGTACGAGCCCAATGATTTCATCGTCGAGGGCTTCCTGCCGGGCATGCCGGTGATCAACCGGCCGCCGATCGGCCTGAACGACGACGAAATCAAGGCGGTCATCGCCTATCTCCAGGGCCTGGGCGGAGAGCCGACGATCACGCTGGCCACCGACCTCGGCTACACCACAGAAGTGGCCGACAACCCGGCCCCTGCCGCCGCGGCCGGCCCGCCTGACGGAGCCGCCGTATTCGCATCCTACCTCTGCAACACGTGCCATGCGGTCGATGTGCCGACAGCAGGCGCGGGCCCATCGCTCTATGACGTGGGAGCCCGCATGAGTGAAGCCGAAATCCGGGAATCCATCATGGATCCCGATGCGGTTGTCGCAGAGGGCTACGTGGCCGGCGTCATGGGCGCCACGCTCGCCGCCGTCGGCTTCAGCGACAAGGTCACCGATCAGGAAGTGGACGCTTTGGTGCAGTTCCTTGCCAGCAAGACGGGAGGATCATGAACACACTCGTAGTCCTCGGCATCATCGGGGCCATGGTGGCCCTGCGGTTTCTCAAGCCGAACATCATCGTCTGGGCCATTGCCTGGTGGATCGCCGTCTATGCGATGTCCACGTACGGCATCGACCCGCCCGTGCCGGCCAGCGTCGTGAACATGTTCATGGGCATCGTTACGATTGCCCTGGCTGCCTATATCACCGCAGCGGACGGTCGCATGCGGGAGGCCGCGACCAACACCATCGCCTTCTTTACGGAGAAGAAGTTCACCATCCCGCTGGTGATTCTGCTGCTTGCCGTGCCCGCACTGGTGGCGTTCAATGTCTACTCGGACATGACCGCCGAACCCGCTCCGCCGGTCGCCGGACGCACCATCCACCCGCCACCGCCTGCAACGGTCAGCTACCAGGGCCGCACCATCAACATGGTGACGGACGACAACCCCTACCGCACGCTGGAAACCAGCGATCCTGCCGCGTTCGCCGCGCACGTGGATAACGGACGCCGGGTCTACTACGAAAACTGCGTCTTCTGTCACGGGGACAACATGGAGGGCGATGGGGTCTTTGCCCATGGCTACGAACCCATTCCCGCCAACTTCCAGGACGTTTCAACCATTGCGATGCTGCAGGAGAACTACCTGTTCTGGCGCATCGCGAAAGGGGGCCCCGGCCTGCCGGTGGAGTCCACACCCTGGTCCAGCGCCATGCCGGCATGGGAACTCTTCCTCACGGAAGAAGAGATCTGGGATGTGATCCTTTTCCTCTATGACTACACGGGGCACCGTCCGCGCGCCCTGGAGGTGCACGAATGAAACGCGCCCTCATGATTGTCGCCGCGTTGGGGCTCGCCGTCCCTGCCCAGGCCCAGGAGCCAGACCTCGGTACGGACGCCCAGCGTGAGGCCGGAAAGGTCCTTTATGACGCCAAGTGCGCCCACTGTCACGGCCTGACGGGCGATGGGAT
This window encodes:
- a CDS encoding cytochrome c, whose product is MNTLVVLGIIGAMVALRFLKPNIIVWAIAWWIAVYAMSTYGIDPPVPASVVNMFMGIVTIALAAYITAADGRMREAATNTIAFFTEKKFTIPLVILLLAVPALVAFNVYSDMTAEPAPPVAGRTIHPPPPATVSYQGRTINMVTDDNPYRTLETSDPAAFAAHVDNGRRVYYENCVFCHGDNMEGDGVFAHGYEPIPANFQDVSTIAMLQENYLFWRIAKGGPGLPVESTPWSSAMPAWELFLTEEEIWDVILFLYDYTGHRPRALEVHE
- a CDS encoding cbb3-type cytochrome c oxidase subunit I, whose protein sequence is MSDHDHGGHDHHDDHHEESFIRKYIFSTDHKVIGIQYGLTSLLFLFIGFSLMMLMRWQLAYPGEALPIIGQLFSDATMPDGVMQPEFYNQLGAMHGTIMVFLGIVPLAVGAFGNYVVPLQIGAPDMAFPKLNMASYWVFFVGGIVMLASFWVPAGAAKAGWTSYPPLADIETMGQTMWLIGMIFLITSSLLGAVNFITTIIQLRAPGMTLWRMPFFVWAQLVTSFLLLLAFPPLEAAGVLQLFDRLAGTSFFLPSGLVVSGEVLDVAGGGSPLLWQHLFWFLAHPEVYVLILPAMGIVAEIVANNTRKPLWGYRLMVYSLVFLGFMSFIVWAHHMFITGMGTALSGFFQITTMIISIPSVIILSALFLSLWGASIRFTTPMLFALAFLPMFGIGGLTGLPLGLAPTDIPLHDTMYVIGHFHYVVAPGTILAMFAGIYYWYPKATGRYLNDTLGKVHFWGSVIPMNFIFFPMLIQGMAGVSRRLYDGGASYDFAQEVVHYNETMSIAAWVLGLFQLPFIFNFFWSIWKGRKVENDNPWEATTVEWTATTSPPLGHGNFETIPTVYRGPYEYSVPGHDSDFYPQDQP
- a CDS encoding cytochrome c oxidase subunit 3; the encoded protein is MQIPYTVEVRPDTGVNNAKLGVWLFLASEIMLFGGLFSAYIFLRVGVPVWPGELDGEVFTTASQVLNVPLAFVNTVVLIASSVTIVLSWAALAMNDFKKYKLYMGLTILCGFGFLIIKTIEYGDKFSHGYFPADNNFLGIYFVMTGLHALHVIGGMIVNGYFWGPGAKMWKTDPERFKSRIEVAGLYWHFVDLVWIFLFPTIYLV
- a CDS encoding cytochrome c, yielding MKNAVKIFGFAILVSAFYSYVGQTVPQKITYPPESATLSADMTPFELAEAGELIVAGKGTCLGCHTIGSGADPSSLRFPDLGGIGVAAADRVPGEDAVTYLAKSMYEPNDFIVEGFLPGMPVINRPPIGLNDDEIKAVIAYLQGLGGEPTITLATDLGYTTEVADNPAPAAAAGPPDGAAVFASYLCNTCHAVDVPTAGAGPSLYDVGARMSEAEIRESIMDPDAVVAEGYVAGVMGATLAAVGFSDKVTDQEVDALVQFLASKTGGS
- a CDS encoding cytochrome C oxidase subunit IV family protein, with translation MSEAHSVEEIRKHVRTYMIVFGALLVLTVVTVAVAYIDLSIGPALALALFIASIKGGLVAAYFMHLIDEKKLIFWILGVTFAFLIFMFILFVSAYNDQDQIWPAEEAVTMEQTR
- a CDS encoding cytochrome ubiquinol oxidase subunit I, with amino-acid sequence MRPDRLLQSGPFQGLSRERVATAMGLVSAAAIILLAGPMEAFAAPQVVDSPDYRTFPWMGSRVIMWVTAELHLMFAAFVLAVPMFAVIIEIIGYVSGDKRYDALAYEFTKLLSVSFSFTASLGAMLTFLLVILYPRLTDYLISIFSWTFIPYVALFFLEAIFLYSYYYGWGKFNPKFHIFLGIMLNIVGTGIMFIADAWLTFMNTPAGISETGELVSLSAAFMNPMWMPINIHRIIANVAFGGSVAAAYAAFKFLGAKTQEEKAHYDWMGYIGNFIAIAALLPLPFAGYWLGKEIYGFSQSLGITLMGGTFSWLFIIQAVLIGNLFLAANYYLWVSMERIEGAERFRPMIKYLLITIAACFIVWATPHSLVASVEEARKMGGAHHPVLGVLGVMSAKNTAVNVLILTTFLSFLLYRRGNKEPTVSWAKTGNYAQIGIFAATVIYVVFLGVYGYFVEASVRIGLSVPQVLSVLACMAAVITIDIFMYRGAKITGKIRWGDMPARSQYALFFIALTFAWTMGLMGYVRAGMRQHWHVYGVMEDVSVDAFTPTLGFASNVVSVIVLIFFVFIAVVFWLAGLSSKKPWEPKGPATEEATA